A part of Salvelinus alpinus chromosome 5, SLU_Salpinus.1, whole genome shotgun sequence genomic DNA contains:
- the LOC139575476 gene encoding heat shock factor-binding protein 1-like, which produces MSEIQDPKSVQDLTGVVQTLLQQMQDKFQTMSDQIIGRIDEMSGRIDDLEKNIGDLMTQAGVEEMEAENKVKEEQGSA; this is translated from the exons ATGTCAGAGATCCAGGATCCGAAATCTGTACAGGACCTGACTGGGGTG GTCCAGACATTGCTGCAGCAGATGCAGGATAAATTCCAGACCATGTCAGACCAGATCATTGGAAGAA TCGATGAGATGAGTGGCCGCATCGATGACCTGGAGAAGAACATTGGTGACCTGATGACCCAGGCTGgggtggaggagatggaggcGGAGAACAAGGtcaaggaggaacagggctctgctTAA
- the LOC139575475 gene encoding solute carrier family 66 member 2-like, giving the protein MDNRLGLGDEEEGDVGTLWRSLDWLTSCVMVVGGALPYASQYQQILRTKNTDGFSTRVCLVLLVANILRILFWFGKQFEVTLLLQSVVMILTMLVMLNLCCSVQNTNRISTKQHHITDLDPRFFWNWDGFEDYLIFMLAFTLPCAFTTLILLDSSLFVESLGFLAVLTEAMLGLPQLLQNQRNHSTTGMSVNMVLLWMAGDSFKTAYFALKESPLQFLLCGLTQVLVDLAILCQVCLYSQDPWDKLA; this is encoded by the exons atggacaacagactgggtctgggtgatgaggaggagggagatgtgggGACCCTGTGGCGCTCTTTGGACTGGCTGACGTCCTGTGTGATGGTGGTTGGAGGGGCTCTACCCTACGCCTCACAGTACCAGCAGATCCTTCGGACCAAGAACACAGACGGCTTCTCTACACGCGTCTGCCTGGTTCTGCTGGTCGCTAACATCCTCCGCATCCTCTTCTG GTTTGGGAAGCAGTTTGAGGTGACTCTGCTCCTGCAGAGTGTGGTGATGATTCTCACCATGCTGGTGATGCTCAACCTCTGCTGCTCTGTACAGAACACCAACCGTATCAGCACCAAACAGCACCACATCACAG atCTGGACCCCCGGTTCTTTTGGAACTGGGATGGCTTTGAGGACTACCTCATCTTCATGTTGGCCTTCACGCTGCCCTGTGCCTTCACCACCCTTATCCTCCTGGACTCCTCTCTGTTTGTGGAGTCCCTGGGCTTCCTGGCCGTGCTGACGGAGGCCATGCTGGGGCTACCACAGCTGCTCCAGAACCAACGCAACCACTCCACCACCGGCATGAG TGTGAACATGGTCCTACTGTGGATGGCCGGGGACAGCTTCAAGACGGCCTACTTTGCCCTGAAGGAGAGCCCGCTCCAGTTCCTGTTGTGTGGGCTGACTCAGGTACTGGTGGATCTGGCTATCCTCTGTCAAGTGTGTCTCTACAGCCAAGACCCCTGGGACAAACTGgcttaa